A genome region from Leptospira langatensis includes the following:
- a CDS encoding MgtC/SapB family protein, with the protein MSFPEILTQIQNILNSKTIDSISVVLRISIIILFAGAIGWNREGKNHGAGFRTHILIGLASTVLMLLSIYIPDYYSVTGGDPSRIAAQVVSGVGFLCAGAIMKFGLTVKGLNTAASIWMVSAIGLLVGAGLYFASGLTTLATLVILIVFDSIEEKYFGKYEYKVLILDLKQKKFHRKGFRELLLRNRLRLVSESFMQDYQTKSIQIKLTISVPREFDVLKIVDEIRDLADVTKISIESN; encoded by the coding sequence ATGTCTTTCCCCGAGATCCTAACCCAAATCCAGAATATCTTAAACTCCAAGACCATAGACTCTATTTCCGTGGTCTTGCGTATCTCTATCATCATCCTGTTTGCAGGGGCAATCGGTTGGAACAGAGAAGGGAAGAATCACGGAGCCGGGTTTAGGACCCATATCCTGATCGGACTGGCTTCTACTGTGCTCATGCTTCTCTCCATTTATATTCCGGATTATTATTCGGTAACGGGAGGAGATCCAAGCAGGATTGCGGCTCAGGTAGTTTCCGGAGTAGGGTTCCTATGTGCGGGTGCCATCATGAAATTCGGTCTTACCGTAAAGGGACTGAATACCGCCGCTTCTATTTGGATGGTGTCGGCTATCGGATTGCTGGTCGGAGCAGGGCTATACTTTGCTTCCGGGCTGACTACCTTGGCAACTTTGGTCATTCTGATCGTATTTGATTCTATCGAAGAAAAGTATTTTGGTAAGTACGAATACAAGGTATTGATCTTGGATCTAAAACAGAAGAAATTCCATCGGAAAGGATTCAGGGAACTTCTATTGCGGAACAGACTTCGTTTGGTATCGGAGTCCTTTATGCAAGATTATCAAACGAAAAGCATTCAGATCAAACTTACTATCTCTGTTCCGAGAGAATTCGATGTTTTAAAGATCGTAGATGAGATCAGAGACTTAGCGGACGTTACAAAGATTAGTATAGAATCGAACTGA
- a CDS encoding inositol monophosphatase family protein, with amino-acid sequence MVLRSDILDVFRFASKQAGSEILKLFNGSSEYDLKDPMQVLTEADLRSHQILEEILNKEFPGLSFVMEEQENPEPLPKTCVVCDELDGTALFSRGMKEFSVILSFLQDGSPYAGCIYYPCSDQFLLSEKGKGTFIGEDRIRLSRGGNLDRCILSLEINNTFQDSDYQWISAVSKRALATRALAATGAGFLELLEGKTDLFMNLSGAKVWDFAAGVLALEEAGGSALDKNGEPLAWDKVRMSAILGRDANLVKEVYRYKP; translated from the coding sequence GTGGTCCTGCGTTCCGATATTTTGGATGTATTCCGGTTTGCTTCCAAGCAGGCCGGTTCGGAAATATTAAAATTATTTAATGGATCTTCCGAATACGATCTAAAGGATCCCATGCAGGTCCTGACCGAGGCGGATCTAAGATCTCATCAGATCTTAGAAGAGATATTGAACAAGGAATTTCCGGGCCTTTCTTTCGTGATGGAAGAACAGGAGAATCCGGAACCTCTTCCTAAGACTTGCGTTGTCTGCGACGAGTTGGACGGGACCGCTCTCTTCTCCCGAGGAATGAAAGAATTCAGTGTGATCCTGAGCTTTCTGCAGGACGGATCTCCGTATGCAGGCTGTATTTATTATCCTTGTTCGGATCAGTTCCTTCTCTCTGAAAAAGGAAAAGGAACATTTATAGGAGAAGATCGGATCCGACTTTCCCGAGGTGGGAACTTGGATCGATGCATTCTTTCTTTAGAGATCAATAATACATTCCAAGACTCGGACTATCAATGGATCTCTGCAGTGAGTAAGAGGGCCTTGGCAACCCGGGCTTTGGCGGCGACAGGCGCTGGCTTTTTGGAATTGCTGGAAGGAAAGACGGATCTGTTCATGAATCTAAGCGGAGCCAAGGTTTGGGATTTTGCCGCAGGAGTTCTTGCTCTGGAAGAAGCAGGCGGCTCCGCCTTGGATAAGAACGGAGAGCCGCTGGCTTGGGATAAGGTACGAATGTCCGCTATTCTAGGAAGAGACGCAAATCTAGTAAAAGAAGTTTATCGTTATAAACCTTAA
- a CDS encoding HEAT repeat domain-containing protein produces MHSRITSRLLSTALLLAFSVGPYLSPLFAQADAQPSSEQAPADPQADPSNENAPADPQPSPEKPKKQVVDKETKKYNEQFKRGLLKVFEAEANHRYSVLEKYGLTHPIPRVRAAAALALGRLGNKIGAKTIHKMIDRDGEYVRQAAYKGLADIGSRSSLEYFYAGAKSSDRDIRVYSFRGMGKTMDPGAREVLLKKGLTSDDKEIVKASILGLGYYQVPEDIRIFIDYLNSNDEELQKAAVEALGRHKTRTSMKILEDSFASKPNLRAQILDTLTEQKNSFAIFALLRILDANSNSESITKEISIRLFRLKAFGKYMTVISDKTPLMREPYVGAQKIRDLEIGEVGKVLGKSSAAYIIPIDGKRIEDFYFKVLVNTKYKDAFTETVQGWVFGKYLQIRTISAPASEKKKPKFKRPSILDDVEPSNPQATSSSDSDANPSTQEDPNSP; encoded by the coding sequence ATGCATTCTCGAATTACTTCTCGCTTATTATCGACAGCTCTTCTCTTAGCCTTTTCTGTCGGGCCTTATCTTTCGCCTCTATTTGCTCAGGCGGATGCGCAGCCTTCTTCCGAGCAAGCTCCTGCGGATCCCCAAGCCGATCCTTCTAATGAGAATGCACCTGCAGATCCACAACCTTCTCCGGAAAAACCCAAAAAGCAGGTAGTCGATAAGGAAACCAAGAAGTATAACGAGCAATTCAAGCGTGGATTGCTTAAGGTTTTCGAGGCGGAAGCCAATCATAGATACTCTGTTTTGGAGAAATACGGTCTAACTCATCCGATCCCTAGAGTGCGCGCTGCTGCTGCACTCGCCTTAGGTCGTTTGGGAAATAAGATCGGTGCCAAGACGATCCATAAGATGATCGATCGGGACGGCGAATATGTGCGTCAGGCGGCTTACAAGGGTTTGGCGGATATAGGATCTCGCTCTTCCCTGGAATATTTTTATGCGGGAGCCAAGTCTTCCGATCGGGATATTCGAGTGTATTCTTTCCGAGGAATGGGAAAGACCATGGACCCGGGCGCAAGAGAGGTTCTCCTGAAGAAGGGACTGACCTCCGATGATAAGGAAATTGTTAAGGCATCCATTCTCGGGCTCGGCTATTACCAAGTTCCAGAAGACATTCGTATTTTTATAGATTATCTGAATTCAAACGACGAAGAATTGCAAAAAGCCGCCGTTGAGGCTTTAGGAAGGCATAAGACCAGGACCTCTATGAAGATCTTGGAGGATTCCTTCGCTTCAAAACCGAATTTAAGAGCTCAGATCCTGGATACTCTTACGGAACAAAAGAATTCATTCGCCATATTTGCTTTATTAAGGATCCTTGATGCGAATTCAAATTCGGAATCGATCACAAAAGAGATCAGCATCCGCCTCTTTCGATTGAAGGCCTTTGGCAAGTACATGACCGTTATTTCCGACAAGACCCCGTTGATGAGAGAGCCTTATGTCGGAGCGCAAAAGATCCGCGATCTGGAGATCGGAGAAGTGGGGAAGGTGCTGGGCAAGAGTTCTGCTGCTTATATCATTCCCATAGATGGAAAACGGATCGAGGACTTTTACTTTAAGGTTTTAGTAAATACCAAGTACAAAGACGCCTTTACGGAAACCGTACAAGGTTGGGTGTTCGGAAAGTATCTGCAGATCAGAACGATTTCTGCCCCTGCTTCCGAAAAGAAAAAACCCAAGTTTAAAAGGCCATCCATCCTGGACGATGTGGAGCCTAGTAATCCTCAGGCGACTTCCTCTTCCGATTCCGATGCGAATCCTTCTACTCAAGAAGATCCGAATAGTCCTTAA
- the hflX gene encoding GTPase HflX has protein sequence MLDALSSRWYRLTHRRENNLISKLSGNLSGLKSNQIQRLKKLSERRIRENVIITPEVSRTLTEISFEISRQVGVLIDRNGYVTHVIVGSDSSIDIPWLDRIRTSEARLRGLRLVHSHLKEESLNQEDLTDLALLRLDYITAITIDDKGLPRSYYSAHVNPEDEEGEPWTVLPKKNPGQLEEGILEEILDLESRMARYRRNLKGAQKENRAFLVGVYPEHNRVRPPSQSIEELKELCRTAGVHVVDSFIQRKNRLDPSTVLGKGKLEEIVLKAIQKQVELLVFDLELTPSQAKKISDYADLKVLDRTQLILDIFARNATSRDGKLQVELAQLKYLKGRLSELDDNMSRLTGGIGGRGPGETKLEIGKRRVEERISRLEQELKSLKKRREIARRRRKKNEIPVCGIVGYTNAGKSTLLNAMTNSTVLSENKLFATLDPTSRRIRFPEEREIIISDTVGFIHDLPPELSNAFKATLEELGDSDLLVHVVDISNPDFRQQMEAVETILEDLNLSDIPRILVYNKIDGLPEEARNELLREADADTIYVSAIEGFGLQTLLDRIEERIYAQAEAKLLESRLLEEENEEWKEETEKTYV, from the coding sequence CTGCTTGACGCTCTTTCTTCTAGGTGGTACCGTCTTACTCATAGAAGGGAGAACAATCTTATTAGTAAGCTCAGTGGCAACCTATCCGGATTAAAGTCCAACCAGATCCAAAGACTCAAAAAGCTCTCCGAACGAAGGATCCGGGAAAATGTGATCATCACTCCCGAAGTTTCTCGAACTCTCACAGAAATCTCATTCGAAATCAGTAGACAAGTAGGCGTTCTCATAGATAGGAACGGCTATGTTACCCATGTTATAGTAGGCTCGGACAGTTCCATCGATATCCCTTGGCTGGATCGGATCCGTACATCCGAAGCCCGTTTACGTGGTCTTCGCCTGGTCCATAGCCATCTAAAGGAAGAGAGCTTAAACCAAGAGGATTTGACCGACTTAGCCTTATTACGTTTAGATTATATAACTGCGATTACGATAGACGACAAGGGTCTTCCCCGCTCCTATTATTCAGCTCATGTAAATCCGGAGGATGAGGAAGGAGAACCTTGGACAGTCCTTCCCAAAAAGAACCCGGGACAACTCGAAGAAGGTATCTTAGAAGAGATCCTGGATCTTGAGAGCAGAATGGCGAGATACCGCCGCAATCTAAAAGGCGCTCAAAAAGAAAACCGTGCCTTCTTGGTCGGAGTCTATCCGGAGCACAATCGCGTTCGTCCCCCTAGCCAATCCATCGAAGAATTAAAGGAACTCTGCAGGACCGCAGGAGTCCATGTTGTAGATTCGTTTATCCAAAGAAAGAATCGTTTGGATCCTTCTACAGTATTAGGAAAAGGTAAACTAGAGGAAATCGTCCTGAAAGCGATCCAGAAGCAGGTAGAACTTTTAGTATTCGACCTGGAGCTGACCCCTTCGCAAGCAAAGAAGATCTCGGACTATGCGGACCTGAAAGTATTGGACCGAACCCAATTGATCCTAGACATCTTCGCAAGGAATGCTACGAGCAGGGACGGTAAGCTCCAAGTAGAACTCGCACAGTTGAAGTATCTGAAAGGAAGACTTTCCGAATTGGACGATAATATGTCCAGGCTCACCGGTGGGATCGGAGGAAGAGGTCCCGGGGAAACAAAACTCGAGATCGGAAAACGTAGAGTAGAAGAAAGGATTTCCCGACTCGAACAGGAATTAAAATCCCTGAAAAAACGAAGAGAGATCGCAAGAAGAAGACGTAAGAAAAACGAGATCCCGGTCTGCGGGATCGTGGGTTATACCAACGCAGGAAAATCCACTCTCTTGAATGCGATGACGAATTCGACTGTGTTATCCGAAAACAAATTATTCGCGACCTTGGATCCTACTTCCAGAAGGATACGCTTCCCGGAAGAAAGAGAGATCATTATCTCAGATACTGTAGGATTCATACACGATCTTCCTCCAGAACTATCCAACGCATTCAAAGCGACTCTCGAAGAATTGGGAGATTCGGATCTTCTCGTCCATGTAGTGGATATTTCCAATCCGGATTTCAGGCAGCAAATGGAAGCCGTGGAAACTATATTAGAAGATCTGAATCTATCCGATATACCTAGGATCCTTGTATACAATAAGATTGACGGGCTTCCGGAAGAGGCTCGTAACGAGTTACTCAGAGAAGCGGACGCGGATACGATCTATGTCTCTGCGATCGAAGGATTCGGGTTACAAACCCTCTTGGACAGGATAGAAGAAAGGATCTACGCCCAAGCGGAAGCCAAACTTTTGGAATCTAGATTATTGGAAGAAGAGAACGAAGAGTGGAAAGAGGAAACCGAAAAAACGTACGTTTGA
- the murB gene encoding UDP-N-acetylmuramate dehydrogenase — MAPLSEIQIRELKNLVANAGITFRENSDLSVHCSFKIGGISPFIAEPETREQILETLSIFRKLELPWKILGGGTNLLISDHPNDFVILKLSGGFKEYKDIGGGLFEVGAATNTTPVFRQISQKGYTGAEFLSTIPGWTGGAVIQNAGCYGGELFDLIEEVEFLRNGEILKRKPSEVEHGYRSTEFLKKKDSIILSIRIRLKEGNLEEIEASLKEKRDKRNSSQPENKKSAGSMFKNPKIFDETGKEIKAWQFIDRVGLRGTKIGGAQISPEHCNFIVNTGGAKASEVNQLVSLVQEKVEKETGVILEREVEYFGSIP, encoded by the coding sequence GTGGCTCCTCTCTCCGAAATACAGATCCGAGAACTAAAGAATTTGGTCGCGAATGCCGGCATTACCTTTCGTGAAAATTCGGATCTAAGCGTGCATTGTTCCTTTAAGATCGGCGGTATCTCCCCTTTCATCGCAGAGCCGGAAACCCGCGAACAGATCCTAGAAACACTTTCCATTTTTCGAAAATTAGAGCTGCCTTGGAAGATCTTAGGCGGAGGAACCAATCTTCTCATCTCGGATCATCCGAACGATTTCGTGATCCTCAAACTTTCCGGCGGTTTTAAGGAATACAAAGACATCGGAGGGGGCCTCTTTGAAGTAGGAGCAGCTACCAATACGACCCCTGTCTTTCGACAGATCTCTCAGAAGGGTTATACCGGAGCCGAGTTTTTGAGCACTATCCCTGGTTGGACCGGAGGAGCAGTGATCCAAAATGCAGGCTGCTACGGAGGAGAGCTCTTCGATCTGATCGAAGAAGTAGAGTTTCTAAGAAACGGAGAGATCCTAAAACGCAAGCCTTCCGAAGTAGAACATGGCTATCGTTCTACTGAATTCTTAAAGAAGAAGGACTCTATCATTCTTTCCATTCGGATCCGACTGAAAGAAGGGAATCTAGAGGAAATCGAAGCTTCTCTCAAAGAAAAAAGGGATAAGAGGAATTCTTCTCAGCCGGAGAACAAAAAGAGCGCCGGCTCCATGTTCAAGAACCCGAAGATTTTTGACGAGACCGGAAAAGAAATCAAGGCTTGGCAGTTTATAGATCGAGTCGGCCTGAGAGGGACTAAAATCGGAGGAGCCCAGATCTCTCCGGAACATTGCAATTTTATCGTAAATACCGGAGGCGCAAAAGCTTCCGAAGTGAATCAATTAGTCTCTCTCGTCCAAGAAAAAGTAGAGAAAGAAACAGGCGTGATTTTAGAAAGAGAAGTAGAATACTTCGGTTCTATTCCCTAA
- a CDS encoding TetR/AcrR family transcriptional regulator, giving the protein MAIVRDPEDKKERILSSALRLFTEKGFEGTPIPDLAKDAGIGAGTIYRYYKNKEELVNELYRYWKNKLKETLSTGYPEKAKSKDLFLHLWMALANFYDKYPEAFEFLELHYHSPYLDQASKKATIQTMELIATFLEEARNKGDIRSDLGSLELVSLCYGSFVGMVKMAKGGYIRLTPETLRNSGLTLWKALAK; this is encoded by the coding sequence ATGGCAATTGTTCGAGATCCGGAAGACAAGAAAGAAAGAATCCTCAGCTCAGCACTGAGATTATTTACGGAAAAAGGTTTTGAAGGAACGCCTATCCCTGATCTCGCAAAGGATGCTGGGATAGGCGCCGGCACCATCTACCGTTATTATAAAAACAAAGAAGAACTCGTAAACGAACTCTATCGATACTGGAAAAACAAGCTCAAAGAAACCTTGTCTACCGGGTATCCTGAAAAGGCAAAGTCTAAGGATCTCTTCTTACATCTTTGGATGGCACTTGCAAATTTCTACGATAAGTATCCGGAAGCATTTGAATTCCTAGAGTTGCATTATCATTCTCCTTATCTAGACCAAGCAAGCAAGAAGGCTACTATCCAAACCATGGAACTTATCGCCACCTTCTTAGAAGAAGCAAGGAACAAAGGAGATATTCGTTCCGACTTGGGTTCCTTGGAACTAGTTTCTCTTTGTTATGGAAGCTTCGTGGGAATGGTCAAGATGGCAAAGGGCGGATACATTCGCTTAACTCCGGAGACCTTACGAAATTCAGGCTTAACTCTTTGGAAGGCGTTAGCGAAATAA
- a CDS encoding TetR/AcrR family transcriptional regulator, producing the protein MENHTLSETVSISSEPELTPDTDPAREDKEANHEKVHRKQDESKERIIRSAMKLFAERGFFETRIPEIAAHAKVGVGSLYRYFRNKDDIFNEAFRAAVLELSRFFDEASLKNSSPRERFFDFWQGLGIFSHRKLDQLILIERNLSSYLLDEESHKEANLLRKKISDYFAPFPGETNLKSVYPSIILGSFTGILRYQAISDKRLENAILKESAEMLWDGFSKLPKPDTNKKKQTKKS; encoded by the coding sequence ATGGAAAATCATACACTTTCAGAGACAGTAAGTATTTCCTCGGAGCCAGAGCTCACACCCGATACGGATCCCGCAAGAGAGGACAAGGAGGCAAATCACGAAAAAGTACACAGAAAACAGGACGAATCTAAAGAAAGGATCATTCGATCTGCAATGAAGCTCTTCGCAGAAAGAGGATTCTTTGAGACCAGAATCCCGGAGATAGCCGCTCACGCAAAGGTAGGCGTGGGTTCTTTATATAGATACTTTCGAAATAAGGACGATATCTTCAACGAAGCATTTCGAGCTGCCGTATTGGAGCTTTCTAGATTCTTCGATGAGGCTTCTCTAAAAAACTCTTCTCCAAGAGAACGGTTCTTCGATTTTTGGCAGGGTCTTGGGATCTTCTCCCATCGAAAGCTAGACCAGCTCATCTTAATAGAAAGGAATTTATCTTCTTATCTATTGGATGAGGAAAGTCATAAAGAAGCAAATCTACTCAGAAAGAAGATTTCAGATTATTTTGCTCCTTTTCCGGGAGAAACAAATCTAAAGTCGGTCTATCCTTCGATTATACTAGGCTCTTTTACAGGGATTCTTAGATACCAAGCGATCTCCGACAAGCGTCTGGAAAATGCGATCTTGAAAGAATCCGCAGAAATGCTTTGGGATGGATTTTCAAAACTACCTAAGCCGGACACAAATAAAAAGAAACAGACCAAGAAATCCTGA
- the gpmI gene encoding 2,3-bisphosphoglycerate-independent phosphoglycerate mutase: protein MQLKKQTPFVPKKVLFVILDGVGFTPRGPEFGNAIAGAKLPFLNKLWKESPTIHLKAHGTAVGMPSDEDMGNSEVGHNVLGCGRIFDQGAKLVNNSIAKGLLFEGQAWKEIVGNTKSKNSTLHLIGLFSDGNVHAHIDHTKALIEAAIREQVPKIRLHILLDGRDVPEKSALEYLNPFEEWLRSLRQKGADIKIASGGGRMTITMDRYEADWSMVERGWQIHVKGEGRKFPDAKTAIETFRAEDPAIIDQYLPSFVIEENGKPVGPIRNGDSVVFTNFRGDRAIEISQAFTQKKFDKFDRGELPEVCYAGMMQYDGDLQLPERFLVSPPAIDRTLGEYMAKSGVAQYALSETQKYGHVTFFWNGNRSGKFDAKTEEYKEIPSDVIPFDQTPEMKAQSITQELERVLAENKSDFYRINFPNGDMVGHTGNYQATVKAMEFLDGCMQKLADACKKSNVVLLVSADHGNADEMYQLDKKGNVEKDKQGKPVPKTSHTLNPVPFSVLDPEGKLKLRSDLKDPGLANVAATILDIMGYETPEGYYPSLIAR, encoded by the coding sequence ATGCAACTCAAGAAACAAACTCCTTTCGTCCCTAAAAAAGTATTATTCGTGATATTAGACGGGGTTGGCTTTACGCCAAGAGGTCCCGAATTCGGCAATGCGATTGCCGGAGCAAAGCTTCCCTTCTTGAACAAACTCTGGAAGGAATCTCCAACCATTCATTTGAAAGCCCATGGAACAGCAGTGGGTATGCCTTCCGACGAAGATATGGGAAATTCGGAAGTGGGCCACAATGTTCTGGGATGCGGACGAATATTCGATCAAGGGGCAAAACTCGTCAACAATTCTATCGCCAAAGGACTGTTATTCGAGGGACAGGCCTGGAAGGAGATCGTAGGAAATACTAAGAGCAAAAACTCCACTTTGCATTTGATCGGATTGTTTTCCGACGGGAATGTGCACGCGCATATTGACCATACCAAAGCCTTGATCGAAGCTGCGATCCGAGAACAAGTCCCGAAGATCAGATTGCATATCCTCTTGGACGGAAGGGATGTACCCGAAAAATCTGCATTAGAATATTTGAATCCATTTGAAGAGTGGCTGCGTTCTCTTAGGCAGAAAGGAGCAGATATCAAGATCGCTTCCGGTGGGGGAAGAATGACCATCACCATGGACAGATACGAGGCGGATTGGTCCATGGTAGAAAGGGGATGGCAGATCCACGTAAAAGGAGAAGGAAGAAAATTCCCTGACGCAAAGACTGCGATAGAGACATTCCGGGCCGAAGATCCTGCGATAATCGATCAGTATCTTCCTTCATTCGTGATCGAAGAAAATGGAAAGCCGGTAGGTCCGATCCGAAATGGAGACTCGGTAGTCTTTACGAATTTCAGAGGAGATAGAGCTATCGAGATCTCTCAGGCGTTCACCCAAAAGAAATTCGACAAATTCGATCGAGGAGAATTACCCGAGGTTTGCTATGCAGGAATGATGCAGTACGATGGGGACTTACAGTTGCCGGAGCGTTTTCTGGTTAGTCCTCCCGCAATCGATAGAACCTTGGGCGAATACATGGCCAAGTCAGGAGTTGCTCAGTACGCTCTCTCCGAAACCCAAAAATACGGACATGTAACCTTCTTCTGGAATGGAAATCGTTCTGGCAAATTCGACGCCAAAACGGAAGAATACAAGGAGATCCCATCCGATGTCATCCCATTCGATCAGACTCCTGAAATGAAGGCGCAATCGATCACTCAGGAATTGGAAAGAGTCCTCGCAGAGAACAAGAGCGATTTCTATCGGATCAATTTTCCTAATGGCGACATGGTGGGGCATACGGGGAACTATCAGGCAACCGTAAAAGCAATGGAATTCTTGGATGGGTGCATGCAGAAGTTGGCAGATGCATGCAAAAAAAGTAATGTAGTTTTACTTGTAAGCGCGGATCATGGGAATGCGGATGAAATGTATCAGTTGGACAAAAAAGGAAATGTGGAGAAGGACAAGCAAGGCAAGCCGGTTCCCAAAACTTCGCATACTCTGAACCCCGTGCCATTTAGTGTTTTGGATCCGGAAGGCAAATTGAAGTTACGCTCCGATCTAAAGGATCCAGGGCTTGCAAATGTGGCGGCTACTATCCTGGATATCATGGGATATGAAACCCCGGAAGGATATTACCCTAGTTTGATCGCTAGATAA
- a CDS encoding DUF1554 domain-containing protein — MKQKRIVLVQFWMVTTFLSFGCNKANPISLDASGSAAGMLLGVEMPNIFGGSDSIPSDLPSNDIDVFYDAQNNYVNLTFSQSFTGTERFIISIESYTTVSTPAIVSYNYFDLAAGDTQHQIGFALEADDDDCFDRAGDKILAKITRDSTGTSHTYSFSVKDGDYCMFETEPKYATELNGIDNMDNHCVNLARSKGFAGYTNYKAFVGVLSNTSANRDPGETASDAALMKNNKRYVRKNSDSVWTVVFITDSSWPSYYNFYNPILDSGNYWTGMNSGWSIMNAGLCMNDAGTESWMPSTTSSASGAVGTTSSSFADTAYWTINACTQGAGGTALPYVCVYSP; from the coding sequence ATGAAACAAAAACGGATCGTGCTAGTCCAGTTTTGGATGGTTACTACTTTTCTCTCGTTCGGTTGCAATAAGGCAAATCCGATCAGCTTGGATGCAAGCGGAAGCGCTGCAGGAATGTTACTCGGTGTCGAGATGCCGAATATTTTCGGTGGAAGCGACTCCATTCCGTCGGATCTTCCTTCGAATGATATCGATGTGTTCTACGATGCTCAGAATAACTATGTAAACCTGACCTTCTCCCAAAGTTTTACTGGGACGGAAAGATTCATTATTTCTATCGAGAGTTATACGACTGTGTCGACACCGGCCATTGTCTCCTATAATTACTTCGATCTCGCGGCAGGAGACACTCAACATCAGATCGGATTCGCTTTAGAAGCGGACGATGACGATTGCTTCGATAGAGCGGGAGATAAGATCCTAGCAAAGATCACCCGAGACTCTACAGGAACTTCTCATACATATTCTTTTTCTGTAAAAGACGGTGATTACTGCATGTTCGAAACCGAGCCTAAGTATGCCACCGAGTTGAACGGGATCGATAATATGGATAATCACTGCGTGAATCTCGCAAGAAGCAAAGGATTTGCAGGTTATACCAACTATAAGGCCTTTGTGGGAGTTCTTTCCAATACGAGCGCAAACAGAGATCCAGGAGAAACAGCCTCCGACGCGGCTCTCATGAAGAACAATAAGAGATACGTTCGAAAGAATTCGGATAGTGTTTGGACAGTGGTTTTCATAACGGATTCGAGTTGGCCTTCTTATTATAATTTTTATAATCCGATCCTGGATTCTGGCAATTACTGGACTGGAATGAATTCCGGTTGGTCTATCATGAATGCAGGGCTCTGCATGAACGACGCAGGCACAGAGAGCTGGATGCCAAGTACGACTTCTAGTGCGAGCGGTGCGGTAGGGACGACTAGTTCTTCCTTTGCAGACACTGCCTATTGGACTATTAATGCTTGTACTCAAGGAGCCGGTGGAACTGCATTGCCTTATGTATGCGTTTATTCCCCGTGA
- a CDS encoding DUF1554 domain-containing protein, which translates to MRVPRSFFKICILLSLSQEVSFCNKAETEALDGSKPSLGGAFILDPTLLQFSPRYTIKALVDGGGNPFVTEGEELDITLTLENFPDDPNEQANFQFYPGSSELLITGMDENSQYSDYFLESSQKLTVGLNLNLTHDVDCLDQDYYLIAVDTVSNIPQKIKINTFDSDKCLYLATNGGKGWTGSFATQSVTNGYGAVEAADEICNSNIPTAFYAGGGEPPVYKAMLAVSYTGQYGATRNTSTNWVFSPYTIYYGRDGKKEIFQFFDLSRVNFAGEEFWTYSFGTSGRIWTGFTDMNWSTGTPSQSECASVYNEAGSIASWYVNSSASGLTGNHGLATNTDYRSISEYTVPTSPTAGPLPVISNCNKDKRYFICVEQ; encoded by the coding sequence ATGAGAGTTCCAAGATCTTTCTTTAAGATTTGCATATTACTGAGTCTTAGTCAGGAAGTTTCCTTCTGTAATAAGGCGGAGACAGAAGCTTTGGATGGGAGCAAACCGAGCTTAGGCGGAGCCTTTATCCTGGATCCTACCCTTTTGCAATTTTCTCCTCGTTACACGATCAAAGCATTGGTAGACGGAGGCGGAAATCCTTTCGTAACGGAAGGGGAAGAATTAGATATAACACTTACTCTTGAAAATTTTCCGGACGATCCGAATGAACAGGCAAATTTTCAATTCTATCCCGGAAGTTCAGAGCTTTTGATCACCGGAATGGATGAGAATTCGCAATACAGCGATTACTTCTTAGAATCCTCTCAGAAGCTTACTGTAGGTCTGAATCTAAATCTGACCCATGATGTGGATTGCTTGGACCAAGATTATTATCTGATCGCGGTCGATACGGTTTCCAACATTCCCCAAAAGATAAAGATCAATACTTTTGATAGCGATAAATGTCTTTATCTAGCGACTAACGGAGGGAAGGGCTGGACCGGTTCATTCGCTACCCAATCGGTGACGAACGGTTACGGTGCGGTAGAAGCCGCCGATGAAATATGTAATTCTAATATTCCTACGGCTTTCTATGCCGGCGGAGGAGAACCTCCAGTTTATAAAGCGATGCTTGCGGTAAGTTATACCGGACAGTACGGAGCCACACGCAATACTTCCACAAATTGGGTCTTCTCTCCTTATACCATTTATTATGGTAGAGATGGGAAGAAGGAGATATTCCAATTCTTCGATCTGAGTCGCGTGAACTTTGCCGGCGAAGAATTCTGGACCTATAGTTTCGGGACCTCCGGAAGGATTTGGACCGGATTTACGGACATGAATTGGTCTACAGGAACTCCTTCTCAATCGGAATGCGCGAGTGTTTATAATGAAGCGGGATCCATTGCTTCTTGGTATGTGAATTCCAGTGCAAGCGGTTTGACCGGAAATCATGGCTTGGCAACTAATACCGATTATAGATCCATTTCGGAATATACAGTTCCTACAAGCCCTACTGCTGGGCCTCTACCCGTGATTAGTAATTGTAATAAAGACAAACGCTACTTTATTTGCGTAGAGCAATAA